A stretch of the Notamacropus eugenii isolate mMacEug1 chromosome 2, mMacEug1.pri_v2, whole genome shotgun sequence genome encodes the following:
- the CDC6 gene encoding cell division control protein 6 homolog isoform X2, which translates to MPTTRSRAQASIDFPKKRVSKTSGQGKSGGDVRSPKAPTLPLSPRKRLGDDNLCNTPHMLTCSPSKRSKKENGPVLPFASKKRGLVFDNHLKISSPSKRDLAVVHQDKELSPVQNGQGRSRNSEHSYPLEKESVCIGLFKQEGTCYQQTKLVLNTAVPDRLPAREKEMDVIRHFLKEHICGEKAGSLYVSGAPGTGKTACLNRILQDLKEELKGNKIVMLNCMSLRTSQAVFPAIAQEICQERVSKSSGKDLMRKLEKHMTSEKAPMILLVLDEMDQLDSKGQDVLYTLFEWPWLRNSRLVLIGIANSLDLTDRILPRLQARTKCRPQLVNFPPYTKEQIATILQDRLKQVSSDQVLDNAAIQFCARKISAVSGDARKALDVCRRAVEIVESDVRNQTVLKPLSECKSAKSSSQSLIPKQVGLIHISQVISDIYGSRMALSQEGAQDSFPLQQKILVCSLLLLTRQLKAKEVTLGKGFWRPGAF; encoded by the exons ATGCCCACCACCAGATCCCGGGCTCAGGCCTCCATTGACTTTCCCAAGAAGAGAGTGTCTAAGACGTCAGGCCAAGGAAAAAGCGGCGGAGACGTCCGATCTCCGAAGGCCCCAACGCTGCCTCTCAgtcccaggaaacggctgg GAGATGACAATCTATGCAACACTCCCCATATGCTTACCTGTTCACCTTCAAAACGGAGTAAGAAAGAGAATGGTCCTGTTCTTCCATTTGCCTCTAAGAAGCGTGGACTAGTATTTGATAATCATTTGAAAATTAGTTCTCCTAGCAAAAGAGACCTAGCAGTAGTCCATCAGGACAAGGAACTCTCTCCAGTTCAAAATGGTCAAGGGAGATCAAGGAATTCTGAGCACAGTTACCCACTAGAGAAAGAATCTGTGTGTATTGGGCTATTCAAGCAAGAAG GCACTTGTTACCAACAAACAAAGCTGGTCCTGAATACAGCTGTCCCAGATAGGCTGCCTGCCAGGGAGAAGGAGATGGATGTCATCAGGCATTTCCTAAAGGAACACATCTGTGGAGAAAAAGCTGGCAGTCTTTATGTTTCTGGTGCTCCTGGAACTGGCAAAACAGCATGCTTAAACCGAATTCTGCAGGACCTCAAG GAAGAACTGAAAGGTAATAAAATTGTAATGCTAAATTGCATGTCCTTGAGGACCTCCCAGGCTGTATTCCCAGCTATTGCTCAGGAGATCTGTCAGGAAAGAGTATCCAAGTCATCTGGGAAGGacttgatgaggaaactggaaaagcATATGACTTCAGAGAAGGCCCCCATGAT CTTATTGGTGTTGGATGAAATGGATCAGTTGGACAGCAAAGGACAGGATGTGTTATACACACTGTTTGAATGGCCCTGGCTGAGGAATTCCCGGCTGGTGTTGATTG GTATTGCTAATTCCCTGGATCTTACCGATAGAATCCTACCTAGACTTCAAGCTAGAACAAAGTGTAGGCCACAGCTGGTGAACTTCCCACCTTACACAAAAGAGCAGATAGCTACCATCTTACAGGATCGACTTAAGCAG GTATCCAGTGATCAGGTTCTGGACAATGCTGCGATTCAGTTCTGTGCTAGAAAAATCTCTGCTGTGTCAGGAGATGCTCGAAAAGCACTAGATGTTTGCAG GAGAGCTGTTGAAATTGTAGAGTCAGATGTCAGAAACCAGACTGTCCTCAAACCACTGTCTGAAT GTAAATCTGCTAAGTCATCATCCCAGTCTCTAATTCCCAAGCAGGTTGGTCTTATTCATATATCCCAGGTCATCTCAGACATTTATGGCAGCAGAATGGCCTTGAGCCAAGAAGGAGCTCAAGATTCCTTTCCTCTTCAACAGAAGATTCTGGTTTGTTCCCTGTTGCTCTTGACCAGACAACTGAAAGCCAAAGAGGTCACCCTGGGGAAG GGCTTTTGGAGACCAGGGGCATTTTAG
- the CDC6 gene encoding cell division control protein 6 homolog isoform X1 has translation MPTTRSRAQASIDFPKKRVSKTSGQGKSGGDVRSPKAPTLPLSPRKRLGDDNLCNTPHMLTCSPSKRSKKENGPVLPFASKKRGLVFDNHLKISSPSKRDLAVVHQDKELSPVQNGQGRSRNSEHSYPLEKESVCIGLFKQEGTCYQQTKLVLNTAVPDRLPAREKEMDVIRHFLKEHICGEKAGSLYVSGAPGTGKTACLNRILQDLKEELKGNKIVMLNCMSLRTSQAVFPAIAQEICQERVSKSSGKDLMRKLEKHMTSEKAPMILLVLDEMDQLDSKGQDVLYTLFEWPWLRNSRLVLIGIANSLDLTDRILPRLQARTKCRPQLVNFPPYTKEQIATILQDRLKQVSSDQVLDNAAIQFCARKISAVSGDARKALDVCRRAVEIVESDVRNQTVLKPLSECKSAKSSSQSLIPKQVGLIHISQVISDIYGSRMALSQEGAQDSFPLQQKILVCSLLLLTRQLKAKEVTLGKLYEAYSKVCRKQQVAAVDQSECLSLSGLLETRGILGLKKSKETRLTKVSLKIEEKEMEHALKDRVLIGTILANGLP, from the exons ATGCCCACCACCAGATCCCGGGCTCAGGCCTCCATTGACTTTCCCAAGAAGAGAGTGTCTAAGACGTCAGGCCAAGGAAAAAGCGGCGGAGACGTCCGATCTCCGAAGGCCCCAACGCTGCCTCTCAgtcccaggaaacggctgg GAGATGACAATCTATGCAACACTCCCCATATGCTTACCTGTTCACCTTCAAAACGGAGTAAGAAAGAGAATGGTCCTGTTCTTCCATTTGCCTCTAAGAAGCGTGGACTAGTATTTGATAATCATTTGAAAATTAGTTCTCCTAGCAAAAGAGACCTAGCAGTAGTCCATCAGGACAAGGAACTCTCTCCAGTTCAAAATGGTCAAGGGAGATCAAGGAATTCTGAGCACAGTTACCCACTAGAGAAAGAATCTGTGTGTATTGGGCTATTCAAGCAAGAAG GCACTTGTTACCAACAAACAAAGCTGGTCCTGAATACAGCTGTCCCAGATAGGCTGCCTGCCAGGGAGAAGGAGATGGATGTCATCAGGCATTTCCTAAAGGAACACATCTGTGGAGAAAAAGCTGGCAGTCTTTATGTTTCTGGTGCTCCTGGAACTGGCAAAACAGCATGCTTAAACCGAATTCTGCAGGACCTCAAG GAAGAACTGAAAGGTAATAAAATTGTAATGCTAAATTGCATGTCCTTGAGGACCTCCCAGGCTGTATTCCCAGCTATTGCTCAGGAGATCTGTCAGGAAAGAGTATCCAAGTCATCTGGGAAGGacttgatgaggaaactggaaaagcATATGACTTCAGAGAAGGCCCCCATGAT CTTATTGGTGTTGGATGAAATGGATCAGTTGGACAGCAAAGGACAGGATGTGTTATACACACTGTTTGAATGGCCCTGGCTGAGGAATTCCCGGCTGGTGTTGATTG GTATTGCTAATTCCCTGGATCTTACCGATAGAATCCTACCTAGACTTCAAGCTAGAACAAAGTGTAGGCCACAGCTGGTGAACTTCCCACCTTACACAAAAGAGCAGATAGCTACCATCTTACAGGATCGACTTAAGCAG GTATCCAGTGATCAGGTTCTGGACAATGCTGCGATTCAGTTCTGTGCTAGAAAAATCTCTGCTGTGTCAGGAGATGCTCGAAAAGCACTAGATGTTTGCAG GAGAGCTGTTGAAATTGTAGAGTCAGATGTCAGAAACCAGACTGTCCTCAAACCACTGTCTGAAT GTAAATCTGCTAAGTCATCATCCCAGTCTCTAATTCCCAAGCAGGTTGGTCTTATTCATATATCCCAGGTCATCTCAGACATTTATGGCAGCAGAATGGCCTTGAGCCAAGAAGGAGCTCAAGATTCCTTTCCTCTTCAACAGAAGATTCTGGTTTGTTCCCTGTTGCTCTTGACCAGACAACTGAAAGCCAAAGAGGTCACCCTGGGGAAG TTATATGAAGCCTATAGCAAAGTCTGTCGAAAacagcaggtggcagcagtggatcAGTCAGAGTGTTTGTCACTTTCAGGGCTTTTGGAGACCAGGGGCATTTTAGGATTGAAGAAAAGCAAGGAAACTCGACTCACAAAG gtgtctctgaaaattgaagaaaaggagatggagcATGCACTGAAGGACAGAGTCTTAATTGGGACTATTTTAGCAAATGGATTGCCTTAG